Proteins from a single region of Chanodichthys erythropterus isolate Z2021 chromosome 13, ASM2448905v1, whole genome shotgun sequence:
- the selenoe gene encoding selenoprotein e — MWLTLAALLTLSATGRSAENSSESSAVEEKLVIARGKLMAPSVVGUSIKKMPELYNFLMERWALYHNLEYDSGEDKNPRLIFYNDKDEEVKVVPVKKMKADEISSLLDSLGFYKRSQKGEEVPEEFKHFPLKAPRDEL; from the exons ATGTGGCTCACACTGGCGGCCCTTCTGACTCTGAGTGCCACAGGGAGAAGTGCTGAAAACAGTTCAGAAAGCAGTGCTGTGGAGGAAAAGCTTGTTATAGCTAGAGGAAAACTTATG GCTCCCAGTGTAGTGGGATGATCCATAAAGAAGATGCCAGAGCTCTACAATTTCCTGATGGAGCGATGGGCATTGTA TCATAACCTGGAGTATGATTCAGGAGAGGATAAAAACCCACGGCTGATCTTCTACAACGATAAGGACGAGGAAGTGAAG GTTGTTCCAGTGAAGAAGATGAAGGCAGACGAGATCAGCAGCTTGCTGGATTCTCTAGGTTTCTATAAGAGGTCACAGAAAGGCGAAGAGGTCCCTGAGGAGTTCAAACATTTCCCTTTAAAAGCGCCTCGGGACGAACTGTGA
- the zgc:112294 gene encoding transmembrane protein 17A gives MPVFYTPIPHNLRVGLAHVSGSVFINNRTRDSGDFRDPYQDNEVCAEVSSHLPLQMLLHFNMFFFPFWWISEVMMLDLKFWYLPAYYQCLLVTGMVLISIFELLRLYLGYVGNLKEKVPELAGFWLISFLFQLPILLFFISDQDIIILPLERAVHSLYLAFLLGELLSSFLALRVMTRKLAQQFHMRQFGPIQGLHTAEALPMFGLPHGGRSVLPVRDIQPH, from the exons ATGCCTGTGTTTTACACGCCGATCCCTCATAACCTGAGAGTGGGTCTGGCTCATGTCAGCGGGTCAGTGTTTATAAATAACAGGACACGAGACAGTGGAGACTTCAGGGACCCGTATCAGGATAATGAAG TGTGCGCTGAGGTCTCGTCTCATCTCCCGCTGCAGATGCTGCTGCACTTCAACATGTTCTTCTTCCCCTTCTGGTGGATATCTGAGGTGATGATGCTGGATTTAAAG TTCTGGTATCTGCCAGCCTATTACCAGTGTCTGCTGGTGACAGGGATGGTCCTGATTAGCATATTTGAGCTGTTGCGGTTGTATCTCGGTTACGTTGGGAATCTCAAAGAGAAG GTTCCAGAGTTAGCTGGATTTTGGCTGATCTCCTTCCTCTTCCAGCTGCCTATCCTCCTGTTCTTCATCAGTGATCAAGACATCATTATTCTTCCTCTGGAGCGGGCCGTTCACTCTCTCTATCTGGCCTTCCTCCTGGGCGAGCTGTTGTCCTCGTTTCTCGCCCTGCGTGTGATGACTCGTAAACTCGCCCAGCAGTTTCACATGAGGCAGTTCGGGCCCATCCAGGGTCTCCATACAGCAGAAGCCCTGCCTATGTTTGGACTGCCTCACGGGGGCAGGAGTGTGCTTCCTGTGAGGGACATACAGCCTCACTGA